A genomic window from Spiroplasma endosymbiont of Labia minor includes:
- a CDS encoding SufB/SufD family protein — protein sequence MDKLINNHNVTILKHNSKLEISLIDQEKYLVLINDKSKEKYDLDFTVNNKFTKLFIADISSLNLNCNIKFNFLNESAKIYLYMASLTEQKFSKNFKIHAYHDKKQTISDLHIYGVAKDESSINVICKSEIKEGSIDSETHQEIRLTILDKTSKASSDPILIIDENEIMASHANAIGMLDREQIFYLQSRGLSYDNAKNLIINGFFKPIIDEFNNYNVQENIMTKLERV from the coding sequence ATGGATAAATTAATTAATAATCACAATGTCACAATTTTAAAACATAATTCAAAACTAGAAATTTCATTGATTGATCAAGAAAAATATTTGGTTTTAATTAATGACAAATCCAAAGAAAAATATGATTTAGATTTTACGGTAAATAATAAATTTACTAAATTATTTATTGCAGATATTTCTTCATTAAATTTAAATTGTAATATTAAATTTAACTTTCTAAATGAATCTGCAAAAATTTATTTATATATGGCTTCTTTAACTGAACAAAAATTTTCAAAAAATTTTAAAATTCATGCATATCATGATAAAAAACAGACAATTTCAGATTTACATATTTATGGAGTTGCAAAAGATGAATCATCTATAAACGTGATTTGTAAATCAGAAATAAAAGAAGGTTCTATTGATTCAGAAACACACCAAGAAATAAGATTAACCATTTTGGATAAAACTTCAAAAGCATCATCTGATCCTATTTTAATAATTGATGAAAATGAAATTATGGCAAGTCATGCAAATGCAATTGGTATGCTAGATAGAGAACAGATATTTTATTTACAATCAAGAGGTTTATCGTATGATAACGCAAAAAATTTAATTATTAACGGTTTTTTTAAACCAATAATAGATGAGTTTAATAATTATAATGTACAAGAAAATATAATGACGAAATTAGAAAGAGTGTAG
- the sufC gene encoding Fe-S cluster assembly ATPase SufC: MAHKLEIIDLFVSIDDQQILNGISLTVNSGETHALMGPNGNGKSTLLMTIMGHPKYTINKGKILLDGQNIIEMSVDERSRAGIFLALQNPQIIQGVSNFEFLRYVVDAHSKTKLKLNEIFAKVKDSAKELNFDSSILKRNVNDGFSGGEKKKNEILQLKLLQPKFALIDEIDSGLDVDALKITSTNINKMQNEQRGMILVSHYDRFFNYVKPTHTHVLIKGKIVKSGGPELVTKINNEGYEWITNG, from the coding sequence ATGGCACATAAATTAGAAATAATAGATTTGTTTGTTTCAATTGATGATCAACAAATTTTAAATGGAATTTCTTTGACAGTGAATAGTGGTGAAACACATGCTTTAATGGGACCGAATGGTAATGGAAAATCAACATTGTTAATGACAATTATGGGTCATCCAAAATACACAATAAATAAGGGCAAAATTTTACTAGATGGACAAAATATTATCGAAATGAGTGTTGATGAAAGATCAAGAGCGGGTATTTTTTTGGCATTGCAAAATCCACAAATAATTCAAGGAGTATCAAATTTTGAATTTTTAAGATATGTTGTTGATGCTCATTCTAAAACTAAATTAAAATTAAATGAAATTTTTGCAAAAGTAAAAGATTCAGCTAAAGAATTAAATTTTGATTCATCAATTTTAAAAAGAAATGTTAATGATGGCTTCTCTGGCGGCGAAAAGAAAAAAAATGAAATTCTGCAATTAAAATTATTGCAACCGAAATTTGCACTAATAGATGAAATTGATTCTGGTTTAGATGTTGACGCTTTAAAAATTACATCGACAAATATTAATAAAATGCAAAATGAACAAAGAGGAATGATTTTGGTATCACATTATGATCGATTTTTTAATTATGTTAAACCTACTCATACGCATGTTTTGATTAAAGGTAAAATAGTTAAATCTGGTGGACCAGAATTAGTTACTAAAATTAATAATGAAGGTTATGAGTGAATTACAAATGGATAA